In Vigna unguiculata cultivar IT97K-499-35 chromosome 3, ASM411807v1, whole genome shotgun sequence, a single genomic region encodes these proteins:
- the LOC114177894 gene encoding zinc finger CCHC domain-containing protein 10: MSSKKEEKSQAAAERIKAAALSAAKGLSRAQAERAAAAAARNVNAYGQKEEGPSRWQEKREAKRQMYLMSTEKAVKLGERKDLKPAMSASGGAAQCQKCFQSGHWTYECKNERVYISRPSRTQQLKNPKLRVNVAETYDLDDSVVDDAKEENAKASSKQTKRKHRFDSDSGSDSEDSVFETDSGSSSVTGSDYSSGSSSGYSSCSDSEEERRQRRKKQKRGRRRRYSTSSESSDSDSDSASDSDSDDKSSQRKKRHNRRR; the protein is encoded by the coding sequence ATGTCAAgtaagaaggaagaaaaatctCAGGCTGCAGCTGAAAGAATCAAGGCTGCGGCTCTGAGTGCTGCTAAGGGCCTCAGCCGTGCTCAGGCTGAAAGGGCGGCGGCCGCGGCGGCCCGAAATGTGAATGCTTATGGGCAGAAGGAAGAAGGGCCTAGCAGATGGCAGGAGAAAAGAGAAGCTAAGAGGCAGATGTATTTGATGAGTACTGAGAAAGCTGTTAAATTGGGTGAAAGGAAAGACCTTAAGCCTGCAATGTCTGCTTCAGGTGGGGCGGCGCAGTGCCAAAAGTGTTTCCAAAGTGGCCACTGGACGTATGAATGCAAGAATGAAAGGGTTTACATTTCAAGACCTTCTCGGACGCAGCAACTGAAAAACCCTAAATTGAGGGTGAATGTGGCAGAGACTTATGATTTGGATGATAGTGTTGTTGATGATGCTAAGGAGGAAAATGCAAAAGCAAGTTCCAAACAAACCAAAAGGAAACATAGGTTTGACTCTGATTCTGGAAGTGATAGCGAGGATTCTGTTTTTGAGACTGATAGTGGGTCGTCGTCTGTTACGGGATCAGATTATTCTTCTGGAAGTAGTTCGGGTTACAGTTCATGCTCTGATTCAGAGGAAGAACGAAGACAGAGGAGGAAGAAGCAGAAGAGAGGAAGACGCAGGAGGTACAGTACATCATCAGAATCAtctgattctgattctgattctgCTTCAGACTCTGATTCTGATGATAAAAGCAGCCAGAGAAAGAAGAGGCATAATCGAAGACGCTGA
- the LOC114174955 gene encoding serine/threonine-protein phosphatase 4 regulatory subunit 3-like produces MGAPEKSQANTNSMQRVKVYRLNDEGKWDDQGTGHVSVDYLERSEELGLFVYDEDDNETILLHRISSDDIYRKQEDTIISWRDPEYATELALSFQETSGCSYIWDHICNVQRNMHFNTLNNEPFHSVNSEPRELPAVELSTLPLILKTVVDTGFADQLRLTELILSDQEFFRKLMEVFRMCEDLENIDGLHMIFKIVKGIVLLNSPAIFERIFSDDFIVDIIGALEYDPELPHVQHHRKFLKEHVVFKEAIPIKDPVVLSKIHQTYRVGFLKDVVLARLLDEGIGANLNSIIHSNNAYVVSSLKDDSTFIQELFARLKSPTTTQESKKNLVYFLHEFCSLSKSLQMVQQLRLFRDLMNEGIFDVVTDVLQSQDKKLVLTGTDILILFLNQDPNLLRSYFVRQEGFALLGLLVKGMLTDFEENMHCQFLEILRNLLDSCTLSGSQRDTIIDIFFERHLGQLIEVITSSCPSENTAGESDKSIGPGRSAHCQSRTKPEILSNICELLCFCVLHHPYRIKCNFLLNNVFEKILLLTRRAERYLVVGAVRFVRTILSRHDEHLIKYVIRNNVLKPIIDAFVANGNRYNLLHSAVLELFEFIRKENLKALLKYIVDSFWDQLVKFEYLASIHSLKVKYEQCLDNGGTKDAATVVDLRRRNDERALEKEEERYFNEDSDEEDIASASVPRNQKGHQQPNLSNGVASSYSQLSPRSLVDYEDDEDDEDYKPPPRKQPETSEEDDGVLESLRLKRKLPSKDKEPELVKRQKLSKNSKSKDSVFLCSTLSQATLPSKKTSISFQTSGRIVEGRTGSCENNEGDVQSISRSSSDNSNTAGEDNHIEKEGEGSRNFSDCLHAKSDNIQLGGEDHPLVAPKSSPEMAVNGS; encoded by the exons CGTGTTAAGGTATATCGTCTGAATGATGAAGGGAAATGGGATGACCAGGGTACTGGTCATGTCTCTGTTGATTATCTAGAG CGATCAGAAGAGCTGGGCTTATTTGTTTATGATGAAGACGATAATGAGACCATACTGTTGCATCGCATCAGTTCTGATGATATTTATAGGAAACAAGAAG ATACAATCATCTCATGGAGAGATCCAGAATATGCTACAGAACTGGCACTTAGCTTTCAAGAGACTAGTGGTTGCTCTTACATATG GGACCATATTTGCAATGTGCAGAGGAATATGCATTTTAATACATTAAATA ATGAGCCATTTCACAGTGTCAATAGTGAACCAAGGGAGTTGCCTGCTGTTGAGCTTTCAACACTTCCTTTGATTTTAAAG ACTGTCGTTGACACTGGCTTTGCAGATCAGTTGCGGCTTACAGAACTAATATTAAGTGAT CAAGAGTTTTTTCGGAAACTAATGGAAGTATTCAGAATGTGCGAAGACTTGGAAAATATTGATGGCCTTCAcatgattttcaaaatagtCAAAGGGATTG TTTTGCTAAATAGTCCAGCGATTTTTGAGAGAATTTTTAGTGATGACTTTATAGTGGACATTATTGGTGCCCTCGAGT ATGATCCAGAGCTTCCCCATGTTCAACATCATCGTAAATTCTTGAAAGAGCATGTTGTTTTTAAGGAG GCTATACCTATAAAAGATCCAGTTGTGTTGTCAAAGATTCATCAGACATATAGAGTTGGTTTTTTGAAG GATGTTGTTCTGGCTAGATTATTGGATGAGGGTATTGGTGCAAATCTTAACTCCATAATACATTCAAACAATGCCTAC GTTGTCTCTTCATTAAAGGATGACAGTACATTTATCCAGGAGTTGTTTGCTAGGCTAAAATCACCCACCACGACTCAAGAATCAAAAAAGAATTTG GTATATTTCTTGCATGAATTTTGTAGTTTGAGCAAGAGCTTGCAGATGGTTCAGCAGCTTCGGCTTTTTAG GGATCTAATGAACGAAGGCATCTTTGATGTTGTCACCGATGTCTTACAAAGTCAAGACAAGAAGCTTGTGCTAACTGG AACAGATATCCTCATTCTTTTCTTGAATCAAGATCCTAATCTCTTGCGATCCTATTTTGTTCGACAGGAAGGATTTGCCCTTCTAGGACTTTTG GTTAAAGGAATGCTAACAGATTTTGAAGAGAACATGCACTGCCAGTTTCTTGAAATTCTTCGCAATTTACTGGACTCATGCACATTGTCTGGATCACAG AGGGACACTATTATTGACATATTCTTTGAGAGGCATTTGGGGCAATTGATTGAGGTTATAACATCATCTTGTCCTTCCGAAAATACTGCTGGTGAAAGTGACAAATCGATAGGTCCTGGGCGAAGCGCTCATTGTCAGAGTAGAACTAAGCCAGAGATTCTATCAAACATATGTGAATTACTATGCTTTTGTGTCCTACATCATCCATACAGAATAAA GTGTAACTTTCTTCTTAATAATGTGTTTGAAAAAATATTGCTATTGACACGAAGGGCAGAAAGATACTTAGTTGTTGGTGCTGTCCGGTTTGTACGAACTATTCTCTCCCGCCAT GATGAGCATttgataaaatatgttattaggAATAACGTTCTGAAACCAATCATTGATGCCTTTGTTGCTAACGGCAATCGCTACAATCTGCTTCATTCTGCTGTTCTGGAGCTTTTTGAGTTTATTAGGAAG GAGAATCTGAAAGCATTGCTGAAATACATAGTTGATTCTTTTTGGGACCAGCTGGTGAAATTTGAGTATTTGGCGTCCATTCACTCACTGAAAGTAAAATATGAGCAG TGTTTGGATAATGGTGGGACAAAAGATGCTGCTACTGTTGTGGACCTTCGTAGACGAAATGATGAGCGTGCTttggagaaagaagaagaacgaTACTTTAATGAGGACAG TGATGAGGAGGATATTGCTTCTGCATCTGTTCCGCGGAATCAGAAAGGGCACCAGCAACCTAATCTATCCAATGGAGTTGCTTCAAGCTATTCACAGTTAAG TCCAAGGTCACTGGTTGACTATGAGGATGATGAGGACGATGAAGATTACAAACCACCACCAAGGAAGCAACCTGAAACTTCTGAGGAAGATGATGGGGTACTGGAGTCTCTCAGGCTAAAGAGGAAGTTGCCTTCAAAAGATAAGGAACCTGAACTTGTGAAGAGACAGAAGTTATCAAAGAATTCTAAGTCTAAAGATAGTGTCTTCTTGTGTTCAACATTGAGCCAAGCTACGCTACCTAGTAAGAAAACATCAATCAGCTTTCAGACAAGTGGTCGAATAGTTGAGGGGAGGACGGGCTCTTGTGAAAATAATGAGGGAGATGTACAAAGTATTTCTAGAAGCAGTTCCGATAATAGCAACACTGCAGGAGAAGACAATCACATAGAGAAAGAGGGTGAAGGCTCTAGAAACTTTTCCGATTGCTTGCATGCAAAATCAGATAACATACAATTGGGTGGAGAGGACCATCCATTGGTTGCCCCAAAGTCCTCACCAGAGATGGCTGTAAATGGATCGTAA